A window of Castanea sativa cultivar Marrone di Chiusa Pesio chromosome 1, ASM4071231v1 contains these coding sequences:
- the LOC142631533 gene encoding putative F-box protein At1g26515 has product MGEHQIAGLKCVCKAWSVLISDFEALHLKRLRETSPGIICLHTHRNSRDCKISFEIRSLQVGLGGGFKTLLKKDVFRSNIDSRSWSFGQVHSLDGLICLKDGQDFDVFNPTTGKFVSLPPCPCDVFPDILDSRRSVILSGFGYCPLTKQYKVLSIFHYVYGDLFNQTPLSGFKAAIITVGRSNSSWRIIDIPSSYHFSNNMTFCINGTFYWFDSSKNQNQYQYHHITAFNVSDETFQEIGLPPQVDMYPSKTLYLAENEEGRLCLVDFVKLNGQYLDVCIMLENHQWEFRLRVFFEDFQQYEYDASDSYLECVSCLKIGKILVLSDDARRWYLYDIKSKALEFSDLRSSPPNNMFRGVSIFEESFTPICRS; this is encoded by the exons ATGGGTGAACATCAAATTGCAGG ATTGAAGTGCGTGTGTAAGGCATGGTCTGTGTTAATCAGTGACTTTGAAGCTTTACACTTGAAGCGCTTGAGGGAAACATCTCCTGGGATCATCTGCTTGCACACCCATCGTAATTCTCGTGATTGCAAGATTTCCTTCGAAATACGTTCTCTACAAGTAGGATTAGGAGGTGGGTTTAAGACTCTCTTGAAAAAAGACGTATTTAGATCAAACATCGACTCACGGTCCTGGAGTTTCGGCCAAGTGCATTCCTTGGACGGTTTGATCTGCTTGAAGGATGGCCAAGATTTTGATGTATTCAATCCCACCACAGGAAAGTTTGTTAGTCTCCCACCTTGTCcttgcgatgtttttccagatatTCTAGATTCGCGAAGGTCTGTTATATTATCTGGATTTGGATATTGTCCTCTGACAAAGCAATATAAAGTATTGAGCATCTTTCACTATGTGTATGGAGATTTGTTTAATCAGACTCCACTTTCTGGATTCAAGGCTGCAATAATAACTGTGGGTCGTTCGAATTCATCATGGAGGATTATTGACATCCCATCGTCCtatcatttttctaataatatGACATTCTGTATTAATGGCACTTTCTACTGGTTTGATTCctccaaaaaccaaaatcaatatcaatatcatcaCATTACAGCATTTAACGTTAGTGATGAAACATTCCAAGAAATCGGTCTACCTCCACAAGTTGACATGTACCCTTCAAAGACTTTGTATTTGGCAGAAAATGAAGAAGGGAGGTTGTGTTTAGTTGACTTCGTTAAACTCAATGGGCAATACTTAGATGTATGTATCATGCTGGAGAATCATCAATGGGAATTTCGATTAAGAGTCTTTTTTGAGGATTTCCAACAATATGAATATGATGCTTCTGACTCATATTTAGAATGTGTATCATGCCTCAAAATAGGGAAAATACTAGTACTTTCAGACGATGCACGAAGATGGTATTTATATGATATCAAAAGCAAAGCTCTTGAATTTTCTGATCTCAGAAGCTCTCCTCCTAATAATATGTTCCGAGGTGTTAGTATTTTTGAAGAAAGCTTCACCCCTATCTGTAGGAGCTAA